CAACGAGTTCACCAGCGTAACCATAGAGAAGGTGCAGACGGGAAACGGGGAGCGCCTGCGCATCTCTGCTCCGCGGCTTGGGTACAGCATTGACCTGGACCCCTTGGAGCTGGAGGCCCTTACCTGGCAGACCGTGGAAACCTTCTCCCGGCTCCTCCAGACCCCCTATGGCCCGGAGGAGGAAGGGGTGGAGGTGCGCCCCTTCTCCGACCTGGTCCTCTTTGGAGGGGAGGATGCGTAGGGTACAGGTGGCCATCTTCGGCGCCGGGCCTGCCGGGCTCCTCCTCGCCCACCTCCTGCGCCAGGCGGGGGTGGAAACCGTGGTCCTCGAGGCCAAAAGCCGGGAGTACCTGGAAACCAGCCCCCACCGCATCCGGGCCGGGGTTCTGGAGTGGGGTACCAAGGAGATGGCCAAGCAAGCCGGGGTGGGGGAACGCATGCTCAGGGAAGGGCTGGAACACGGGGGCATCTACCTGGCCTTTGACGGAGGGCTGCTCCACCTGGACTTCCGCGCCCTGGCCGGACGGAGCATCTGGGTTTACGGACAGCAGTACCTGGTCCGGGACATGATCCAGCGTCACCTGGAGGCCGGGGGGGAGATCCTCTTTGAGCACGAGGTGGTGGGCCTGGAAAACCTGGGAG
The genomic region above belongs to Armatimonadota bacterium and contains:
- a CDS encoding dihydrodiol dehydrogenase, whose product is NEFTSVTIEKVQTGNGERLRISAPRLGYSIDLDPLELEALTWQTVETFSRLLQTPYGPEEEGVEVRPFSDLVLFGGEDA
- a CDS encoding FAD-dependent monooxygenase, coding for MRRVQVAIFGAGPAGLLLAHLLRQAGVETVVLEAKSREYLETSPHRIRAGVLEWGTKEMAKQAGVGERMLREGLEHGGIYLAFDGGLLHLDFRALAGRSIWVYGQQYLVRDMIQRHLEAGGEILFEHEVVGLENLGEAPVLVFRTPQGKEERLAAEFAVGADGSHSLARRYIPGARIHQKTYPFAWLGILAETRPAAEEL